The Hyphomicrobiales bacterium genome has a window encoding:
- the yqxC gene encoding putative rRNA methyltransferase YqxC (Evidence 3 : Putative function from multiple computational evidences) produces the protein MKSRADQLLVERGFFESRARAQAAIAAGLVSADGRPVRKASEMVAQTAALVAEAPHPYVSRGGLKLAGALDAFGFDPRGLICLDVGSSTGGFTDLLLKRGARHVVAVDVGRDQLHASLRADPRVTSFEGQDIRTLEPEALPERPSLAAIDVSFISLKLVLPAVAALLAPGAGIAALIKPQFEAGRAALKKGIVRDEAIQRQVCDDIVSTLETLGFAVEGPIPSPIEGGDGNREFLVGARR, from the coding sequence ATGAAGAGCCGGGCAGACCAGTTGCTCGTCGAACGAGGCTTCTTCGAAAGCCGGGCGCGGGCGCAGGCCGCGATTGCCGCCGGACTGGTCAGCGCCGATGGCCGGCCGGTGCGCAAGGCGTCCGAGATGGTCGCGCAGACGGCCGCGCTGGTCGCCGAGGCGCCGCATCCCTACGTCTCGCGCGGCGGCCTCAAGCTCGCCGGCGCGCTCGACGCCTTCGGCTTCGACCCACGGGGGCTGATCTGCCTCGATGTCGGCTCGTCGACCGGCGGATTCACCGACCTGCTGCTGAAGCGCGGTGCCCGCCATGTCGTCGCCGTCGATGTCGGGCGCGACCAGTTGCATGCCTCGCTGCGCGCCGATCCACGGGTGACGAGCTTCGAGGGGCAGGATATTCGCACGCTTGAGCCCGAAGCCCTGCCGGAGCGCCCGTCGCTTGCGGCGATCGACGTCAGCTTCATCTCGCTGAAGCTGGTGTTGCCGGCGGTGGCCGCGCTGCTTGCGCCGGGGGCCGGCATCGCCGCGCTGATCAAGCCGCAGTTCGAGGCCGGCCGCGCCGCCCTCAAGAAGGGCATCGTCCGCGACGAGGCGATCCAGCGTCAGGTTTGCGACGATATCGTCAGCACGCTGGAAACGCTCGGCTTCGCGGTCGAAGGACCGATCCCCTCGCCGATCGAAGGCGGAGACGGCAACCGCGAGTTTCTCGTCGGAGCGCGGCGCTAG
- a CDS encoding NAD-glutamate dehydrogenase: MSVIATNGPAAAPGVLAGSVDAPRLSTDFLNRYSEALMLIEMAAVDDEVLADLQAWQGSSYREHFRVSPLRCAASALMAYDRVAPSRVSAFEAVCLSMTRLVRTVTALLAEAPQPAELPIIVEVASDVLRRQIGRATQFINANGAVDIDTLEDAALQAQVDALLAR, translated from the coding sequence ATGAGCGTCATCGCGACGAATGGGCCGGCTGCGGCGCCAGGGGTGCTGGCTGGAAGCGTCGACGCTCCCCGTCTGTCGACTGATTTCCTCAACCGTTACAGCGAAGCCCTGATGCTGATCGAGATGGCGGCGGTGGACGATGAGGTCCTCGCCGATCTCCAGGCGTGGCAGGGCAGCAGCTATCGCGAGCATTTCCGCGTTTCGCCTCTGCGCTGCGCCGCCTCGGCGCTCATGGCCTATGACCGGGTGGCGCCGTCCCGGGTCAGCGCCTTCGAGGCGGTCTGCCTGTCGATGACGCGGCTGGTCCGGACGGTGACGGCTTTGCTGGCGGAAGCCCCGCAGCCGGCCGAGTTGCCGATCATCGTCGAGGTCGCCAGCGATGTCCTGCGCCGGCAGATCGGCCGGGCGACGCAGTTCATCAACGCCAATGGCGCGGTGGATATCGATACCCTGGAGGACGCTGCGCTGCAGGCGCAGGTCGACGCGCTGCTCGCGCGCTGA
- a CDS encoding Abasic site processing protein, with product MCGRYAITLPPEAMRDAFGYREQPNFPPRYNMAPTQPVPAVLLHDGARRFLLMRWGFIPGWVKDAKDFPLVINVRSESAAEKPSFRNALRRRRCLLPADAFYEWRRSGTGRQAQSEAFLFRRPDRGFFAFAALWETWHSPDGSEIDTVAMMTGPANGLMAAIHHRGPIILDPRDHDAWLDPQTAAEQIGRLLKPPPDELLEAVAIGNAVNKVANDGPEIQLPLAELPRQDAPEEPKRHARKATRPPADDGQGSLF from the coding sequence ATGTGCGGACGCTATGCGATCACCCTGCCTCCCGAAGCGATGCGCGATGCCTTCGGCTATCGCGAGCAGCCGAATTTCCCGCCGCGCTACAACATGGCGCCGACGCAGCCCGTGCCGGCGGTCCTCCTGCATGACGGAGCCCGGCGCTTCCTGCTGATGCGCTGGGGCTTCATTCCCGGCTGGGTCAAGGATGCGAAGGATTTTCCGCTCGTCATCAACGTGCGCAGCGAGAGCGCGGCCGAAAAGCCCTCCTTCCGCAACGCGCTGCGGCGCCGGCGCTGCCTGCTGCCGGCCGACGCCTTCTACGAATGGCGGCGCAGCGGCACGGGCCGGCAGGCGCAGAGCGAGGCTTTCCTCTTCCGCCGCCCCGACCGCGGTTTCTTCGCCTTCGCCGCGTTGTGGGAGACCTGGCATTCTCCCGATGGCTCGGAGATCGACACGGTTGCCATGATGACCGGGCCGGCGAACGGCCTGATGGCCGCGATCCACCATCGCGGCCCGATCATTCTCGATCCTCGCGACCACGATGCCTGGCTCGACCCGCAGACCGCTGCCGAGCAGATCGGGCGCCTGCTGAAGCCGCCGCCGGACGAGCTTCTGGAAGCCGTCGCTATCGGCAACGCCGTCAACAAGGTCGCCAATGACGGGCCGGAGATCCAGCTGCCCCTGGCCGAGCTGCCGCGCCAGGACGCCCCCGAAGAGCCGAAGCGCCATGCGCGCAAAGCGACCCGGCCTCCCGCGGATGATGGCCAAGGCAGCCTGTTCTAG
- a CDS encoding Gamma-glutamyltranspeptidase yields MHGRRPTMTSRHGMVAAAHPLAAQAGARLLAQGGNAFDAAAATAAALNVVEPFMSGLAGMGLATMWVAAEKRVRVLDFVPPIPASFPADRFSKRTELERGALAVASPGNLAGWCELVKTHGRKSLVEVFAPAIALARDGFALAEFGAEEFEENAPLLAAIPALYPAWSKNYQPNGAMHLGSVLVQSDLAKTLSEIAEKGPDHFYRGALGETVVAHLQALGGSLTMADLAAVKTVWRESMAASFKGLSVHVPPPPCEGFQFLLTLRLLDGLDLAAKQKDGPDHLDLVYRAIRLAAGERIAHNNPSPEKLSEIMSEASVARLRQRLTDGKPVTGPTEQWTPQESEDPAHTTSLSIADAEGNLICITQSLGSPFGSGVVVPGTGLCLNNFLYWADVQPGSPNRSKPGDELPMCMSPSLSTRDGKPVLALGTPGSYGIMQTQAQAMVQHLAFGLPLQEAIEAPRARLWDGRLVEIENRIAPETIAELVRRGHDARAFDVGWTMRCGGMQAVAVDPATGVFTGAADPRRDGYVATP; encoded by the coding sequence ATGCACGGCCGCCGCCCCACCATGACCTCCCGCCACGGCATGGTCGCCGCGGCCCATCCCCTGGCGGCGCAGGCCGGCGCGAGATTGCTGGCGCAGGGCGGCAACGCCTTCGATGCCGCAGCCGCGACCGCCGCCGCGCTCAACGTGGTCGAGCCCTTCATGTCCGGGCTTGCCGGCATGGGCCTCGCGACGATGTGGGTGGCGGCCGAGAAGCGGGTGCGCGTGCTCGATTTCGTGCCGCCGATCCCGGCGAGCTTCCCGGCCGACCGCTTCAGCAAGCGCACCGAGCTGGAGCGCGGCGCGCTCGCCGTCGCTTCCCCCGGCAATCTCGCCGGCTGGTGCGAATTGGTGAAGACCCATGGCCGCAAGTCGCTTGTCGAGGTCTTCGCGCCGGCGATCGCGCTGGCGCGGGACGGTTTCGCGCTGGCCGAGTTCGGCGCGGAGGAGTTCGAGGAGAACGCCCCGCTTTTGGCGGCGATCCCCGCGCTTTATCCGGCGTGGTCGAAGAACTACCAGCCCAACGGCGCGATGCATCTGGGTTCGGTTCTCGTCCAGTCGGACCTTGCGAAGACGCTGAGCGAGATCGCCGAGAAGGGGCCGGATCATTTCTATCGCGGCGCGCTCGGCGAGACGGTCGTGGCCCATCTCCAGGCGCTCGGTGGCTCGCTGACGATGGCCGATCTGGCGGCGGTGAAGACGGTGTGGCGCGAGTCGATGGCGGCGAGCTTCAAGGGGCTCTCCGTACATGTGCCGCCACCACCCTGCGAGGGCTTCCAGTTCCTGCTGACGCTACGCCTGCTCGACGGGCTCGACCTCGCCGCCAAACAGAAGGACGGGCCGGATCATCTCGACCTCGTCTATCGCGCGATCCGCCTCGCGGCCGGCGAGCGCATCGCCCACAACAACCCCTCGCCGGAGAAGCTCTCCGAGATCATGTCGGAGGCGTCGGTCGCACGGCTGCGCCAGCGCCTCACCGACGGCAAGCCGGTCACCGGGCCGACCGAGCAGTGGACCCCGCAGGAGAGCGAGGATCCGGCGCACACGACCTCGCTCTCGATCGCCGACGCCGAGGGCAACCTAATCTGCATCACGCAGAGCCTCGGCAGCCCCTTCGGCAGCGGCGTCGTGGTGCCGGGCACGGGGCTTTGCCTCAACAACTTCCTGTACTGGGCCGATGTGCAGCCCGGCAGCCCGAACCGCTCGAAACCCGGCGACGAGCTGCCGATGTGCATGTCGCCCTCGCTCTCGACCCGCGACGGCAAGCCGGTGCTCGCGCTCGGTACCCCCGGCAGCTACGGCATCATGCAGACGCAGGCGCAGGCCATGGTGCAGCACCTCGCCTTCGGCCTGCCCTTGCAGGAGGCGATCGAGGCGCCGCGCGCCCGGCTCTGGGACGGGCGCCTCGTCGAGATCGAGAACCGGATCGCGCCGGAGACCATCGCCGAACTCGTCCGGCGCGGACACGATGCGCGCGCCTTCGATGTCGGCTGGACGATGCGCTGCGGCGGCATGCAGGCGGTCGCGGTCGATCCCGCGACCGGCGTCTTCACCGGCGCCGCCGACCCGCGCCGCGACGGCTACGTCGCGACGCCGTAG
- a CDS encoding Hydroxymethylpyrimidine ABC transporter, transmembrane component → MTETQKRILLVAMPWLAAAGLLLLWELACIVFDVPEILAPRPSRIFETMVLRWDILLRFCLETLWTTLIGFALAIGFGLLLGLAIGASPFVYSGLYPLLIAFNAIPKVAIVPILMIWVGVGALPAVITAFVISFFPIVVNVATGLATIEPEMRDVMRSLGASQWEILTKVGVPRAMPYLFASLKVAVTLAFIGSVLSETVGGNRGIGFLMLSAGARNDAPTTFAGLFSIAIMGIALYALCALVERRMTRWAFRGELVS, encoded by the coding sequence ATGACCGAGACGCAGAAGCGCATCCTGCTCGTCGCCATGCCCTGGCTCGCAGCCGCCGGCCTGCTGCTGCTCTGGGAGCTGGCGTGCATCGTCTTCGACGTGCCGGAGATCCTGGCCCCGCGCCCGAGCCGCATCTTCGAGACGATGGTGCTGCGCTGGGATATCCTGCTGCGCTTCTGCCTCGAAACGCTCTGGACCACGCTGATCGGCTTTGCGCTGGCGATCGGTTTCGGCCTGCTGCTCGGCCTCGCCATCGGCGCCTCGCCCTTCGTCTATTCGGGACTGTACCCGCTGCTGATCGCCTTCAACGCGATCCCGAAGGTCGCGATCGTGCCGATCCTGATGATCTGGGTCGGCGTCGGCGCCCTGCCGGCGGTGATCACGGCTTTCGTCATCTCCTTCTTCCCGATCGTCGTGAACGTCGCCACGGGCCTTGCCACCATCGAGCCCGAGATGCGCGACGTGATGCGCTCGCTCGGTGCGAGCCAATGGGAGATCCTGACCAAGGTCGGCGTTCCCCGTGCGATGCCCTATCTCTTCGCCAGCTTGAAGGTGGCGGTGACGCTCGCGTTCATCGGCTCGGTTCTGTCGGAGACGGTCGGCGGCAATCGCGGCATCGGCTTCCTGATGCTCTCGGCCGGCGCGCGCAACGACGCGCCGACCACCTTCGCCGGGCTGTTCTCCATCGCCATCATGGGCATCGCGCTCTACGCGCTCTGCGCCCTGGTCGAGCGGCGGATGACCCGCTGGGCCTTCCGGGGGGAGCTGGTTTCCTAA
- the ssuB gene encoding Aliphatic sulfonates import ATP-binding protein SsuB — MTVDTAEPPLVELRQVSLAYGSGPNRMQALEDATLSIAKGEFIAVVGPSGCGKSTLMKLVTGLLPPTGGEVRVHGQAVKGPIRGVGMAFQAPTLMPWRTTLDNILLPLEVVEPHKRRFRANKAEYVARGEALLASVGLGGFGQKYPWQLSGGMQQRSSLCRALVHEPDILMLDEPFGALDAFTREELWSVMQKLWMERRFTAVLVTHDLREAVYLADTVYVMSRRPGRIVKIRKVELPRPRTLETTFSVEFVDIVHELRERIHMEHA; from the coding sequence ATGACCGTCGATACGGCCGAACCACCCCTCGTCGAACTGCGGCAGGTGAGCCTTGCCTATGGCAGCGGACCCAACCGCATGCAGGCGCTGGAGGATGCGACGCTTTCCATCGCCAAGGGCGAGTTCATCGCCGTGGTCGGCCCGTCCGGCTGCGGCAAGTCGACCCTGATGAAACTCGTCACCGGCCTGCTGCCGCCGACCGGCGGCGAGGTCCGCGTGCACGGGCAGGCGGTGAAGGGGCCGATCCGCGGCGTCGGCATGGCCTTCCAGGCGCCGACGCTGATGCCCTGGCGTACAACGCTCGACAACATCCTGCTGCCGCTGGAAGTGGTCGAGCCGCACAAGCGCCGTTTCCGCGCCAACAAGGCCGAGTATGTCGCGCGCGGCGAGGCGCTGCTGGCTTCGGTCGGCCTCGGCGGCTTCGGTCAGAAATATCCCTGGCAGCTTTCGGGCGGCATGCAGCAGCGCTCGAGCCTGTGCCGCGCGCTCGTCCATGAGCCGGATATCCTGATGCTCGACGAGCCCTTCGGCGCGCTCGACGCCTTCACGCGCGAGGAACTCTGGAGCGTGATGCAGAAGCTCTGGATGGAACGGCGCTTCACGGCGGTGCTCGTCACGCATGATTTGCGCGAGGCGGTCTATCTCGCCGACACCGTCTATGTGATGAGCCGGCGCCCCGGCAGGATCGTCAAGATACGCAAGGTCGAATTGCCGCGTCCGCGGACGCTGGAGACGACCTTCTCGGTCGAATTCGTCGACATCGTCCACGAACTGCGCGAGCGCATCCATATGGAGCACGCGTAG
- a CDS encoding NitT/TauT family transport system substrate-binding protein: MIGVTRMLSDCARKTGFGPTRRGLVGAALVGAVALAGAMPAAAQTPVKFTLDWVFQGPTSPFLVALDKGYYKAEGLDVTMDPGQGSAGAVQRVATGAYDIGFADVNSLIEYNAKNAGKEILCVFMAYDFPPFGVHALKKSGITKPTDLAGKKLGAPVFDASFRLFPAFAKKNGVDAASVQHVNLTPQLREQSLVQGTVDFISGHYFSSILDLKARGVKPEDVVSFNYSDYKMDVYGNGIIVSPALAAKPEAVTGFLRATAKAWREVVANPAIGIAAAKKRDPLIDEKLEAERLDMSLRMNVLTPFVKANGMGDVDPARFARSVKDVAEAFGLPAAPEPEKVFTAKFLPPKAERMIAP, translated from the coding sequence ATGATCGGCGTGACGCGGATGCTGTCGGATTGCGCGCGGAAGACGGGCTTCGGGCCCACCCGGCGCGGCCTTGTCGGAGCGGCCTTGGTCGGAGCGGTCGCGCTGGCGGGCGCCATGCCCGCCGCGGCCCAGACGCCGGTCAAATTCACGCTCGACTGGGTCTTCCAGGGGCCGACCTCGCCTTTTCTCGTCGCGCTCGACAAGGGCTACTACAAGGCCGAGGGGCTCGACGTCACGATGGACCCCGGCCAGGGCTCGGCCGGCGCCGTCCAGCGCGTCGCGACCGGCGCCTACGACATCGGCTTCGCCGATGTGAACTCGCTGATCGAGTACAACGCCAAGAACGCCGGCAAGGAAATCCTCTGCGTCTTCATGGCCTATGACTTCCCGCCCTTCGGCGTCCACGCGCTGAAGAAGAGCGGCATCACCAAGCCGACGGACCTCGCCGGCAAGAAGCTCGGCGCGCCGGTCTTCGACGCCTCCTTCCGCCTCTTCCCGGCCTTCGCCAAGAAGAACGGCGTCGATGCGGCCAGCGTCCAGCACGTCAACCTGACGCCGCAGCTACGCGAGCAATCGCTGGTGCAGGGCACGGTCGACTTCATCTCCGGCCACTACTTCTCGTCGATCCTCGACCTGAAGGCGCGCGGCGTGAAGCCCGAGGACGTCGTCTCGTTCAACTACTCCGACTACAAGATGGATGTTTACGGCAACGGCATCATCGTCTCGCCGGCGCTGGCCGCGAAGCCGGAGGCCGTGACCGGCTTCCTGCGCGCCACCGCCAAGGCCTGGCGGGAAGTTGTGGCCAATCCGGCCATCGGCATCGCCGCTGCCAAGAAGCGCGACCCGCTGATCGACGAGAAGCTGGAGGCCGAGCGCCTCGACATGTCGCTGCGCATGAACGTGCTCACCCCCTTCGTGAAGGCGAACGGCATGGGCGATGTCGATCCGGCCCGCTTTGCCCGCTCGGTCAAGGATGTGGCCGAAGCTTTCGGGCTGCCCGCCGCGCCGGAGCCGGAGAAGGTGTTCACGGCTAAGTTCCTGCCGCCGAAGGCGGAGCGGATGATCGCGCCTTGA
- a CDS encoding 4-phosphoerythronate dehydrogenase (FAD-dependent), translated as MSAILDRMAGIVGSKNVVTDADAMVPYLKEWRDLFRGKAQAVIRPGSTAEVADIVKLAAETGTTVVPQGGNTGLVGGQIPIAEGREVILSLQRLDKVRAVDSDGDTMTVEAGVTLKRAQDAAEAAGRLFPLSLASEGSCTIGGNLSTNAGGTAVLAYGNARELCLGLEVVLPDGRIWNGLRQLRKDNTGYDLKDLFIGAEGTLGIITAAVLKLFPLPAARATAFLAVPDPAAALELLNAARAGAGGTLTTFELMPRIGLDFVLRHASGARDPLSGPSPWYVLMEVSAQVAAGLDEQVEVFLGEALEKGIVTDAALAGSLTQRADFWKLREMMSEVQTYEGGSIKHDVSVPVHATPEFLARAIAVVEAMVPGCRPVPFGHLGDGNIHFNISQPVGADKAAFLARWAEMNEAVHAIVTELHGSISAEHGIGRLKRDLLPGVKDPVELDLMRSIKQTLDPKGILNPGAMLAQG; from the coding sequence ATGAGCGCAATTCTCGATCGCATGGCCGGCATCGTAGGCAGCAAGAACGTCGTCACCGACGCCGACGCGATGGTGCCCTACCTCAAGGAATGGCGCGATCTCTTCCGCGGCAAGGCGCAAGCCGTCATCCGCCCGGGTTCGACGGCCGAGGTCGCCGACATCGTGAAGCTCGCGGCCGAGACCGGCACGACGGTGGTGCCGCAGGGCGGCAATACGGGCCTCGTCGGCGGCCAGATCCCGATCGCCGAGGGCAGGGAGGTCATCCTCTCGCTGCAGCGTCTCGACAAGGTCCGCGCCGTCGACAGCGACGGCGACACGATGACCGTCGAGGCCGGCGTCACCCTGAAGCGGGCGCAGGATGCGGCCGAGGCGGCTGGCCGCCTTTTCCCGCTCTCGCTGGCCTCCGAAGGCTCCTGCACCATCGGCGGCAATCTCTCGACCAATGCCGGCGGCACCGCCGTCCTCGCCTATGGCAATGCCCGCGAGCTCTGCCTCGGGCTCGAAGTCGTACTGCCGGACGGGCGCATCTGGAACGGCCTGCGCCAGCTCCGCAAGGACAACACAGGCTACGACCTGAAGGACCTCTTCATCGGCGCGGAGGGCACGCTCGGCATCATCACGGCCGCCGTGCTGAAACTCTTTCCGCTGCCTGCCGCCCGCGCCACCGCCTTCCTTGCGGTGCCCGATCCCGCGGCGGCGCTGGAACTGCTCAACGCCGCCAGGGCCGGAGCCGGCGGTACCTTGACCACCTTCGAACTGATGCCGCGCATCGGCCTCGACTTCGTCCTGCGCCACGCCTCCGGCGCGCGCGATCCGCTCTCCGGGCCGTCGCCCTGGTATGTGCTGATGGAGGTCTCGGCTCAGGTCGCGGCGGGGCTCGACGAGCAGGTCGAGGTCTTCCTCGGCGAGGCGCTGGAGAAGGGCATCGTCACCGACGCCGCGCTTGCCGGCTCGCTGACCCAGCGCGCCGATTTCTGGAAGCTGCGCGAGATGATGTCCGAGGTGCAGACCTATGAGGGCGGCTCGATCAAGCACGACGTCTCGGTTCCGGTCCACGCGACACCGGAGTTCCTGGCGCGCGCCATCGCGGTGGTGGAAGCCATGGTTCCGGGCTGCCGGCCCGTGCCCTTCGGCCATCTCGGTGACGGCAACATCCATTTCAACATCAGCCAGCCGGTGGGCGCCGACAAGGCGGCCTTCCTCGCCCGCTGGGCCGAGATGAACGAGGCGGTCCACGCCATCGTCACCGAGCTCCACGGCTCGATCTCGGCCGAGCACGGCATCGGCCGCCTGAAGCGCGACCTGCTGCCGGGCGTGAAGGACCCGGTGGAACTCGACCTGATGCGCAGCATCAAGCAGACGCTCGATCCCAAGGGGATCCTGAACCCCGGAGCCATGCTCGCGCAGGGCTGA
- a CDS encoding putative RNA methyltransferase (Evidence 3 : Putative function from multiple computational evidences) — translation MNEILTVDRLGQRGDGIVQALSGSIFIPYALPGETVRAVVDGERGQLVEIMAPSASRIAAICPLFTRCGGCAAQHMAPGLYREWKRQQVVTALSRAGIEAPVADLVDAHGTGRRRVTFHARRQGEAMVVGFMAARSHELIAVEACPVLAPGLDRAPAVALMLANRMGGANKPLDIQITASEAGLDVDMRGHGPISDKLRLALTQLAERLDLARLSNHGEIVVERRPPLQRMGKALVAPAAGGFLQATAAGEETLAGLVMAALPKGKRAADLFAGCGPFSFRIAERMQVLAIESDKAAMLALAKGAGATQGLKPIATETRDLFRRPLLEHELNGFDVVVLDPPRAGAEAQAKRLAVSKVKDVIYVSCDVGSFARDAATLIAGGYALEGVTPVDQFRYSAHVELVGVFRRGRKG, via the coding sequence ATGAACGAAATTCTCACCGTCGACCGTCTCGGCCAGCGCGGCGACGGCATCGTGCAAGCGCTGTCCGGCAGCATCTTCATCCCCTATGCACTGCCGGGCGAGACCGTGCGCGCCGTGGTCGATGGTGAGCGCGGCCAGCTCGTCGAGATCATGGCGCCTTCCGCATCCCGGATCGCCGCGATCTGCCCGCTCTTCACCCGCTGCGGCGGCTGCGCGGCGCAGCACATGGCGCCCGGCCTCTACCGCGAGTGGAAGCGCCAGCAGGTCGTGACCGCCTTGAGCCGCGCCGGCATCGAGGCGCCGGTCGCCGATCTCGTCGATGCCCACGGCACTGGGCGCCGCCGCGTCACATTCCATGCCCGCCGTCAGGGCGAGGCGATGGTCGTTGGTTTCATGGCCGCGCGCAGCCACGAGCTGATCGCCGTCGAGGCTTGCCCGGTGCTGGCGCCTGGGCTCGACAGGGCGCCGGCCGTCGCGCTGATGCTGGCGAATCGCATGGGTGGCGCGAACAAGCCGCTCGACATCCAGATCACTGCCTCCGAAGCTGGGCTCGACGTCGACATGCGCGGCCATGGCCCGATCAGTGACAAGCTGAGGCTGGCCTTGACCCAGCTCGCCGAACGCCTCGACCTCGCCCGGCTCTCGAACCATGGCGAGATCGTCGTCGAGCGCCGCCCGCCGCTGCAGCGCATGGGCAAGGCGCTGGTCGCGCCGGCGGCCGGGGGCTTCCTGCAGGCGACGGCGGCGGGTGAGGAGACCTTGGCCGGCCTCGTCATGGCGGCCCTGCCCAAGGGCAAGCGCGCGGCCGACCTTTTCGCCGGTTGCGGCCCCTTCAGCTTCCGCATCGCCGAGCGCATGCAGGTGCTGGCGATCGAGAGCGACAAGGCGGCGATGCTGGCGCTCGCCAAGGGCGCCGGCGCGACGCAGGGGCTGAAGCCGATCGCGACCGAGACGCGCGATCTCTTCCGCCGCCCGCTGCTGGAGCACGAGCTCAACGGCTTCGACGTGGTCGTGCTCGATCCGCCGCGCGCCGGCGCGGAGGCCCAGGCGAAGCGCCTCGCGGTCTCGAAGGTCAAGGATGTGATCTACGTTTCCTGCGATGTGGGCAGCTTCGCGCGCGATGCCGCGACGCTGATCGCGGGCGGCTATGCGCTGGAAGGCGTGACGCCGGTCGACCAGTTCCGCTATTCCGCCCATGTCGAGCTCGTCGGCGTGTTCCGGCGCGGCAGGAAGGGCTAG
- a CDS encoding Cysteine synthase — protein sequence MTIRAKIDMKDGVIEAIGNTPLIKLQRASAETGCTILGKAEFMNPGQSVKDRAALAIIRDAEAKGQLRPGGVIVEGTAGNTGIGIALVGNALGYRSVIVIPETQSQEKKDMLRLAGATLVEVPAAPYANPNNYVKVSGRLAEELAKTEPNGAIWANQFDNVANRQGHLDTTGPEIWEQTAGAVDGFICAVGSGGTLAGVGMALKARNPKVTIGLADPMGAALYSYYTSGVLKAEGSSITEGIGQGRITANLVDAPVDVAFQIPDAEAVQIVFDLLEQEGLCLGGSSGINVAGAIRLAKQMGPGHTIVTVLCDYGTRYQSKLFNPDFLRSKNLPVPGWLERDERALKQVVAKVLS from the coding sequence ATGACCATCCGCGCAAAGATCGACATGAAGGATGGCGTCATCGAAGCCATCGGCAACACCCCGCTGATCAAGCTCCAACGCGCCTCGGCGGAAACCGGCTGCACCATCCTCGGCAAGGCCGAGTTCATGAATCCCGGCCAATCGGTGAAGGATCGCGCAGCGCTCGCGATCATCCGCGACGCCGAGGCGAAGGGGCAGCTCAGGCCGGGTGGCGTCATCGTCGAGGGCACGGCGGGCAACACCGGCATCGGCATCGCGCTCGTCGGCAATGCGCTGGGCTATCGCTCGGTCATCGTCATCCCGGAGACGCAGAGCCAGGAAAAGAAGGACATGCTGCGGCTGGCCGGTGCGACGCTGGTCGAGGTGCCGGCCGCGCCCTACGCCAACCCGAACAATTATGTGAAGGTCTCCGGCCGTCTTGCCGAGGAGCTGGCGAAGACCGAACCGAACGGCGCGATCTGGGCCAACCAGTTCGACAATGTCGCCAACCGGCAGGGCCATCTCGACACGACCGGCCCCGAGATCTGGGAGCAGACGGCCGGCGCGGTGGACGGCTTCATCTGCGCCGTCGGGTCGGGCGGGACGCTCGCCGGCGTCGGCATGGCCTTGAAGGCGCGCAACCCGAAGGTGACGATCGGGCTGGCCGATCCGATGGGGGCGGCGCTCTATTCCTACTACACCAGCGGCGTGCTTAAGGCCGAGGGCTCGTCGATCACCGAGGGCATCGGCCAGGGCCGGATCACGGCCAATCTGGTCGACGCGCCGGTCGATGTCGCTTTCCAGATTCCGGACGCCGAAGCCGTGCAGATCGTCTTCGACCTGCTCGAACAGGAGGGGCTCTGCCTCGGCGGCTCGTCCGGCATCAACGTCGCCGGGGCGATCCGGCTGGCGAAGCAGATGGGGCCCGGGCACACCATCGTGACGGTGCTGTGCGACTACGGCACACGCTACCAGTCGAAGCTGTTCAATCCCGATTTCCTGCGCTCGAAGAACCTGCCGGTGCCGGGCTGGCTGGAACGCGACGAACGCGCGCTGAAGCAGGTCGTGGCGAAAGTCCTGTCCTAG